A window of the Rhodoferax sp. GW822-FHT02A01 genome harbors these coding sequences:
- a CDS encoding transposase yields MARLPRLSFPGLPHHVIQRGHNGQPIFLRPSDYQYMLNLVLEYAREFDVAVHGYVLMPNHFHLLATPIAADGLPQMLQSIGRRYVRYFNDAQARTGTLWDGRYRCTVLQPEKYVLPCMVYMDANPVRAGIAASAADYEWSSHGHYVGRRQDRVITPHAQFWGLGNTPFAREAAYGALVQEGIASSLQQTLTDSTLKGWALGDAVFVEKLQKETSRRLTKGQPGRPAREKKQQ; encoded by the coding sequence ATGGCACGCTTGCCCCGTTTGAGCTTCCCGGGCTTGCCCCACCACGTGATCCAAAGAGGGCATAACGGTCAGCCCATATTCCTGCGACCTTCAGATTACCAGTACATGCTGAATCTTGTGCTGGAGTACGCGCGGGAGTTTGACGTGGCCGTGCACGGCTATGTGCTGATGCCCAATCACTTTCATTTGCTTGCGACACCGATCGCCGCCGACGGATTGCCACAAATGCTGCAGTCAATTGGTCGCCGCTATGTGCGCTATTTCAACGATGCACAGGCTAGGACCGGCACTTTGTGGGATGGGCGCTACCGCTGCACGGTTTTGCAACCGGAGAAATACGTTCTTCCTTGCATGGTCTATATGGATGCCAATCCGGTGAGAGCCGGAATTGCGGCCTCCGCCGCGGACTACGAGTGGTCCAGCCACGGCCATTACGTGGGAAGAAGGCAAGACCGGGTGATTACACCGCACGCACAGTTTTGGGGACTGGGTAATACCCCGTTTGCACGTGAAGCCGCTTACGGGGCGTTGGTGCAAGAGGGAATTGCCAGTAGTCTGCAGCAGACGCTGACGGACTCAACCTTGAAGGGCTGGGCATTGGGCGACGCCGTGTTTGTGGAGAAGCTCCAGAAGGAGACCTCCAGACGTCTCACCAAAGGGCAGCCAGGGCGGCCAGCAAGAGAAAAAAAGCAACAGTAG
- a CDS encoding SAM-dependent methyltransferase, with protein sequence MKHTKPQSRKSSSQGASLAGLEVNPLAAELRPGQSIELLKELHILTREGKLNQDSRRKLKQVYHLFQFIEKLLDELQTEKHQTFSLADHGAGKSYLGFILYDLYFKVHAAGHIYGIETRAELVDKSAQLAARLGFDRMSFLNLTVAESGQSSKLPDRVDVVTALHACDTATDDAITFGLQKRARAMVLVPCCQAEVARHLNQSKALSLSRTPLAELWRHPLHTREIGSQITNVLRCLYLESCGYHVTVTELVGWEHSMKNELILARYTGQKKRSAAQRLRAILQEFGIESLLDTRFTHLPDNQADNEMAV encoded by the coding sequence ATGAAGCACACCAAACCACAATCCCGCAAGAGCTCATCCCAAGGGGCGTCCTTAGCTGGCCTGGAAGTCAATCCTTTGGCGGCGGAACTGCGGCCGGGGCAGTCGATTGAATTGCTCAAGGAATTGCACATCCTCACGCGTGAGGGCAAGCTCAATCAGGACTCGAGACGCAAACTCAAGCAGGTGTATCACCTGTTCCAGTTCATCGAAAAACTGCTCGATGAACTGCAGACGGAGAAGCACCAGACTTTCAGTCTGGCGGACCATGGTGCAGGAAAGTCCTATCTTGGATTCATTCTGTATGACCTGTATTTCAAGGTCCATGCGGCTGGACACATTTATGGAATAGAGACACGAGCGGAGCTGGTTGACAAGTCAGCCCAATTGGCAGCCAGACTGGGCTTTGACCGCATGTCGTTTCTCAATCTCACGGTGGCCGAATCGGGCCAGAGCAGCAAACTGCCCGACCGCGTCGATGTGGTTACCGCATTGCACGCATGTGACACGGCAACCGACGATGCCATTACCTTTGGGTTGCAGAAGCGAGCCCGGGCCATGGTCCTGGTGCCGTGCTGCCAGGCAGAGGTTGCCCGTCATCTGAACCAAAGCAAGGCTCTGTCACTGTCCCGAACGCCGTTGGCCGAACTGTGGCGCCATCCCTTGCATACGCGTGAGATCGGCAGCCAAATTACCAACGTGTTGCGCTGCCTGTATCTGGAGTCCTGTGGCTACCATGTGACGGTGACCGAGCTGGTGGGGTGGGAGCACAGCATGAAGAACGAACTCATTCTTGCCCGCTACACCGGCCAAAAGAAACGCAGCGCGGCGCAGAGATTGCGCGCAATCCTGCAGGAATTTGGGATTGAATCCCTGCTTGACACCCGCTTTACACACCTGCCAGACAATCAGGCAGACAACGAAATGGCCGTTTAA
- a CDS encoding DUF1415 domain-containing protein, protein MSQISERDKTVQEDTRRWVQRAVIGLNLCPFAKSVEVKRQVRYAVSHASRAKGLLADLKRELLHLVDTDAAILDTTLLIAPDGFSDFLEFNDLLQRADQLLVDLDLDGVLQIASLHPKYQFADTDPEDITNYTNRAPYPTLHLLREESVDRAVAAFPNPEAIFETNMQTMRRLGADGWGALDLAARATDEDPS, encoded by the coding sequence ATGTCTCAAATTTCAGAGAGAGATAAGACCGTGCAGGAGGACACGCGCCGCTGGGTTCAGCGGGCAGTGATTGGTCTCAACCTGTGCCCATTTGCCAAATCCGTCGAAGTAAAACGGCAGGTACGTTATGCCGTCAGCCACGCGTCGCGCGCGAAGGGCCTGCTGGCGGACTTGAAGCGGGAATTGCTGCATCTTGTTGACACCGACGCGGCGATTCTGGACACGACGTTGCTCATTGCGCCGGACGGATTTTCTGATTTCCTGGAGTTCAATGATCTCCTGCAACGTGCTGATCAATTGCTGGTCGATCTGGATCTGGACGGCGTATTGCAAATTGCCAGCTTGCACCCCAAGTACCAGTTTGCCGATACGGATCCGGAAGACATCACCAATTACACAAATCGGGCGCCATATCCCACGCTGCATTTGTTGCGTGAAGAAAGTGTGGATAGGGCGGTGGCGGCATTCCCGAATCCTGAAGCCATATTCGAAACCAATATGCAAACAATGCGACGCCTAGGCGCTGACGGTTGGGGCGCACTGGACTTGGCCGCGCGTGCGACCGACGAAGACCCCTCATGA
- a CDS encoding deoxyguanosinetriphosphate triphosphohydrolase: protein MLHTLDQSSSVATGLAPYACDPSQTRGRRIPETKAPTRTDYQRDRDRIVHSTAFRRLVYKTQVFLNHEGDLFRTRLTHSLEVAQLGRSIARSLHLNEDLVEAIALAHDLGHTPFGHAGQDALHECMTEFGGFEHNLQSLRVVDLLEERYPQFDGLNLTFETREGILKHCSRVNATLLEAADHSYPDGLGGVGQRFLTGARPSLEAQLCNLADEIAYNAHDIDDGIRSGLITLEQLQDVPLFLEYCEQAQIAHAHLRQPNQKRRLVYESIRLMLSAQVFDVIDATSEAIERAGVQQLADVRQSGSLVKFDLDMQSRSSQLKHFLFAHLYRHPQVVQTMEQAKTVVRELFEAYCERPQEMQAGFALRSQLETVATWDAGPALQRSVADYIAGMTDRFASREHHRLTGRRVLPTVA, encoded by the coding sequence ATGCTGCACACACTAGATCAATCTTCTTCGGTGGCAACCGGTCTCGCGCCGTATGCGTGTGATCCATCACAGACCCGCGGACGGCGTATTCCTGAGACCAAGGCGCCAACGCGCACCGACTATCAACGCGATAGGGACCGCATTGTGCATTCCACGGCGTTCAGGCGACTGGTTTACAAGACACAAGTGTTTCTTAACCATGAAGGCGATCTTTTTCGAACACGGCTTACCCACTCGCTGGAGGTGGCGCAACTCGGTCGTAGCATTGCCCGCTCGCTTCATCTGAATGAAGATCTGGTGGAGGCCATAGCCCTGGCGCATGATTTAGGACATACACCTTTTGGTCATGCGGGCCAGGATGCGTTGCATGAGTGCATGACTGAATTCGGTGGCTTTGAACACAACCTGCAAAGCTTGCGCGTGGTGGACTTGCTGGAAGAAAGGTACCCGCAATTTGACGGACTAAACCTGACTTTTGAAACACGTGAAGGGATACTCAAGCATTGCTCGCGCGTCAACGCTACCTTGCTGGAAGCCGCTGATCACAGCTACCCCGATGGCCTGGGCGGGGTGGGGCAACGTTTTTTGACCGGTGCGCGCCCCAGTCTTGAGGCGCAGCTATGCAATCTGGCTGATGAAATTGCGTACAACGCCCATGACATAGATGATGGGATTCGCTCTGGATTGATCACTTTGGAGCAGTTACAAGACGTACCGCTTTTCCTGGAATATTGCGAACAGGCCCAGATTGCACATGCCCACTTGCGGCAACCCAATCAAAAGCGCCGTCTGGTATACGAGAGCATCCGCTTGATGTTGAGCGCCCAAGTGTTTGACGTGATTGATGCTACCTCAGAAGCCATTGAAAGGGCAGGCGTGCAACAGCTTGCAGATGTGCGGCAAAGTGGCTCCTTGGTGAAGTTTGACTTGGATATGCAAAGCCGGTCTTCACAACTCAAGCACTTCTTGTTTGCGCATCTATATCGGCACCCGCAAGTCGTGCAAACAATGGAGCAGGCCAAGACGGTGGTGCGTGAGTTGTTCGAGGCATATTGTGAGAGGCCTCAGGAGATGCAAGCAGGTTTCGCGCTGAGGTCCCAGTTGGAAACGGTCGCAACCTGGGATGCGGGACCCGCATTGCAGCGGAGCGTGGCAGACTACATCGCCGGCATGACAGATCGTTTTGCTTCCAGGGAACATCACCGCCTTACTGGGCGGCGTGTGCTTCCAACGGTGGCGTGA
- the aroB gene encoding 3-dehydroquinate synthase — translation MSKPNFQTVAIDLAERSYDIHIGSHLMVEKTMWEALPRATSVLIVSNETVAPLYARQLEELLRAKFPKVITLSLPDGEAHKSWQTLNLIFDALLENGCDRKCLLVALGGGVVGDMTGFAAASFMRGVPFVQVPTTLLSQVDSSVGGKTGINHPLGKNMIGAFYQPLRVICDLDTLKTLPAREMSAGLAEVIKYGPISDMGFMEWLEQNMDLLMARDVDAVTHAVRRSCEIKAWVVAQDEREGGLRAILNFGHTFGHAIEAGMGYGAWLHGEAVGCGMVMAAELSRRLGLVDESFVVRLTALVVRAGLPVVGPILDAADNAGRYLQLMRLDKKSDAGEIKFVLIDGPSRACVRGAPDAMVREVIDACCTH, via the coding sequence ATGAGCAAGCCAAATTTCCAAACAGTCGCCATTGATTTGGCGGAGCGCAGTTACGACATCCATATTGGTTCCCATCTCATGGTTGAAAAAACCATGTGGGAGGCGCTTCCACGGGCCACCTCGGTACTGATCGTCTCCAACGAGACGGTTGCTCCGCTTTATGCAAGGCAATTGGAAGAGTTGCTGCGTGCGAAATTTCCCAAGGTCATTACCTTGTCGTTGCCCGATGGCGAAGCGCACAAGAGCTGGCAGACCTTGAACCTGATATTTGATGCGCTTTTAGAAAACGGCTGCGATCGCAAGTGCCTGCTTGTGGCACTTGGCGGTGGCGTCGTCGGCGACATGACCGGATTCGCAGCCGCAAGTTTCATGCGCGGCGTACCCTTTGTTCAAGTGCCAACCACCTTGCTCTCACAGGTGGATTCTTCGGTGGGTGGGAAAACCGGCATCAATCACCCCCTAGGCAAAAACATGATTGGAGCGTTCTACCAGCCGTTACGGGTGATTTGCGATCTGGACACCTTGAAGACACTTCCTGCCCGGGAAATGAGTGCGGGTCTGGCGGAGGTCATTAAATACGGTCCGATCTCGGATATGGGCTTCATGGAATGGCTGGAGCAGAACATGGATCTGCTGATGGCGCGCGATGTGGATGCGGTGACCCACGCTGTGCGGCGTAGTTGCGAAATCAAGGCATGGGTAGTTGCACAGGATGAGCGTGAGGGCGGTCTGCGTGCCATTCTGAATTTTGGACATACGTTTGGTCACGCCATTGAAGCCGGCATGGGTTATGGCGCGTGGCTGCACGGTGAGGCTGTCGGTTGCGGCATGGTTATGGCGGCGGAGCTATCCAGGCGGCTGGGATTGGTTGATGAGAGCTTTGTCGTGCGGCTGACGGCGCTGGTTGTTCGTGCCGGTTTACCAGTTGTGGGGCCAATATTGGATGCTGCGGACAACGCCGGGCGATATCTGCAGCTTATGCGTCTGGATAAAAAGTCGGATGCCGGCGAAATCAAGTTCGTGCTGATTGACGGGCCTTCAAGAGCCTGTGTGCGTGGTGCGCCAGATGCAATGGTGCGCGAAGTGATCGATGCATGCTGCACACACTAG
- a CDS encoding shikimate kinase: protein MISLVGLPGSGKTTVGRQLARRLQLPFVDSDQEIEVRIGCSIREFFEREGEARFRDIEQEVLDTLTQGANKVLSTGGGAVLRPENRQHLRERGQVVYLKSTPEELFRRLRHDSNRPLLQVADPMHKLKTLYTERDPLYREVAHFVLETGRPSVSTLVNMIVMQLELSGAGQQP from the coding sequence GTGATTTCGTTAGTCGGTCTTCCCGGCTCTGGGAAGACCACCGTCGGGCGACAACTCGCCCGACGTCTCCAGCTCCCGTTTGTAGATTCGGACCAAGAGATAGAAGTCCGCATCGGCTGTTCCATTCGTGAATTCTTTGAGCGTGAAGGCGAGGCCCGCTTTCGTGACATCGAGCAGGAGGTCCTGGACACCTTGACCCAAGGTGCCAATAAAGTGCTGTCCACCGGTGGCGGAGCGGTACTTCGTCCTGAAAATCGGCAGCATTTGCGTGAACGCGGACAAGTGGTGTATCTCAAGTCAACGCCGGAAGAGCTTTTTCGCCGCTTGCGGCATGACTCCAACCGCCCCTTGCTACAGGTGGCAGATCCCATGCACAAACTCAAGACCCTGTATACCGAACGTGATCCGCTGTATCGGGAGGTGGCGCATTTCGTGTTGGAGACTGGTCGACCCTCTGTTTCTACGCTGGTCAACATGATCGTGATGCAATTGGAGCTATCTGGCGCGGGTCAACAGCCCTAA
- a CDS encoding type IV pilus secretin PilQ, with translation MWRRIFFALSLMTLAPLCWAQNAIESVTGSMQSGVEYVRIDLSKALDSVPTGFTIQSPARIALDFPGITNAMGRSSIEVNEGNLKSVSVVQAGERTRVVLNLKQATTYKAEIKGKSLLVVLDPSSASAKSATATSTFAENRTRDVQALKDVDFRRSADGSGRVVVTLPNSNVGVDIRQQGKALVVEFMKTSLSEGLRRRMDVGDFGTPVKTVTTTQVGDRVRMVIEPQGLWEHSAYQNDEQFVVEVKEVKVDPKKLTQGIGYNGQKLSLNFQSIEVRSLLQVIADFTNFNIVTSDSVNGSVTLRLQDVPWDQALDIILQAKNLGMRKSGNVIWVAPKDEIAAKEKLDLESMTAVQNLEPVKTQSFQINFAKAADIATQISGAGASASGSVTARILSTRGSVIAEPRTNQLFVTDIPSRLEQVQDLLAKLDVAVRQVVIEARIVEASDTFSKALGVRLGATGGSSQFNGADSVAFGNNYSNAVAASGAGGTVDATSSAVNLPVAGTAAGTFALSIFNASANRFLNLEISAMESDGKGKVISSPRVVTADQTKALIEQGTELPYQVASSSGATSIQFRKANLKLEVTPQITPEGSIILTLDVNKDTVGQLTSAGYAIDTKHIQTQALVENGGTIVIGGIFTEDQSDGVDKVPFFGDLPFVGALFKRTTKSTNKKEMLVFITPRVLADRSASN, from the coding sequence ATGTGGCGTCGTATCTTCTTTGCACTGTCCTTGATGACGCTTGCTCCTTTGTGCTGGGCTCAGAATGCAATTGAATCGGTGACCGGCTCCATGCAAAGCGGGGTGGAGTATGTGCGAATCGACTTGTCAAAGGCGCTCGACTCAGTTCCTACAGGTTTTACCATTCAGTCGCCCGCTCGCATTGCGTTGGACTTTCCTGGGATCACCAATGCAATGGGTCGATCTTCCATTGAGGTCAATGAGGGCAATCTGAAGTCTGTCAGCGTTGTGCAGGCTGGTGAGAGAACCCGTGTGGTTCTGAATTTGAAACAGGCAACGACATACAAGGCGGAAATCAAGGGCAAATCTTTGTTGGTCGTGCTGGACCCCAGCAGTGCCAGCGCCAAGAGCGCTACAGCGACCTCTACATTTGCAGAAAACCGTACACGCGATGTACAGGCATTGAAGGATGTGGACTTCCGCCGCTCGGCAGATGGTTCCGGTCGCGTGGTTGTCACTTTGCCCAACAGCAATGTGGGTGTGGACATTCGTCAGCAAGGCAAGGCATTGGTTGTTGAATTCATGAAGACATCGCTCTCCGAAGGGCTGCGTCGTCGCATGGATGTTGGCGACTTTGGTACCCCCGTCAAAACGGTTACCACTACGCAAGTCGGGGACCGGGTGCGTATGGTCATTGAGCCGCAAGGGCTTTGGGAGCACTCGGCCTATCAAAACGATGAACAGTTCGTAGTTGAGGTCAAAGAGGTTAAGGTAGACCCCAAGAAGTTGACCCAAGGTATTGGTTATAACGGTCAGAAGCTGTCCCTGAATTTCCAGAGTATCGAAGTGCGTTCGCTGCTGCAGGTCATAGCCGACTTCACCAACTTCAATATTGTTACTTCGGACAGTGTGAACGGATCAGTGACGTTGCGTTTGCAGGACGTTCCTTGGGATCAGGCACTGGACATCATCTTGCAAGCCAAAAATTTGGGCATGCGCAAGAGTGGTAACGTGATCTGGGTTGCTCCAAAGGATGAAATTGCCGCCAAGGAAAAGCTGGATCTGGAGTCCATGACTGCAGTTCAGAATCTGGAACCGGTGAAGACGCAGTCGTTCCAAATCAACTTTGCTAAAGCGGCGGATATCGCTACGCAAATCAGCGGGGCTGGGGCCTCGGCGTCGGGTTCCGTTACAGCCCGTATTTTGAGCACCAGGGGAAGCGTAATAGCGGAGCCTCGTACGAACCAATTGTTCGTCACCGATATTCCCAGCCGCCTGGAACAAGTCCAGGACTTGCTTGCAAAGCTGGACGTTGCAGTTCGCCAAGTGGTGATTGAAGCGAGAATTGTGGAAGCTTCTGACACCTTCAGCAAAGCCCTTGGCGTTCGTCTGGGGGCGACTGGAGGTAGCTCTCAATTCAATGGCGCCGACAGTGTTGCCTTTGGAAATAATTACAGCAATGCAGTTGCGGCGAGCGGAGCCGGTGGAACTGTGGATGCAACGTCGAGCGCCGTGAATTTGCCAGTGGCAGGCACGGCTGCTGGAACTTTTGCGTTGTCAATATTCAATGCGTCTGCCAATCGATTCCTGAATTTGGAAATTTCAGCCATGGAGTCCGATGGCAAAGGCAAGGTCATCTCGAGCCCGCGCGTTGTAACGGCCGACCAGACAAAAGCGCTGATTGAGCAAGGTACTGAATTGCCGTATCAAGTTGCTTCTTCGAGTGGTGCCACAAGTATTCAATTCCGCAAGGCCAATCTGAAGCTGGAAGTGACTCCACAAATCACACCTGAAGGCAGCATTATTCTTACTTTGGATGTGAACAAGGATACGGTCGGGCAGCTTACAAGCGCTGGCTACGCCATTGACACCAAACATATACAGACGCAGGCACTTGTTGAAAATGGTGGAACCATCGTGATTGGTGGCATCTTTACGGAGGATCAGTCTGATGGCGTGGACAAGGTTCCATTCTTTGGCGACCTGCCTTTTGTGGGCGCTCTATTCAAAAGAACAACTAAGAGCACCAATAAAAAGGAAATGCTTGTATTCATTACCCCCAGAGTATTGGCTGACCGCAGTGCTTCTAACTAA
- a CDS encoding pilus assembly protein PilP yields MKHAHITLLLIAGFALVGCGSSKEDDVRAWMVQEHNQTKPHVPPIQPPKQFIPEPYANTTAVDPFSNLKLTQALKRDSSQSSTNASLVAPELARRKEALEAFPLDSMALVGSIIKAGQPVALVKVDNLLYQVKLGNYLGLNFGRVTKITETEVTLREIVQDAVGEWIERVATLQLQERSK; encoded by the coding sequence ATGAAGCACGCTCATATTACTTTGTTGTTAATTGCCGGGTTTGCACTGGTAGGCTGTGGTTCGTCCAAAGAAGATGATGTTCGAGCCTGGATGGTGCAGGAGCACAATCAGACCAAGCCACACGTTCCCCCCATTCAGCCGCCTAAGCAGTTCATACCTGAACCATATGCCAATACGACGGCGGTGGATCCGTTCAGCAATCTGAAGCTCACGCAGGCACTCAAACGGGACTCATCGCAGTCTTCCACCAATGCGAGCCTTGTCGCACCTGAGCTGGCCCGGCGTAAAGAAGCGTTGGAGGCCTTTCCTTTGGACTCCATGGCATTGGTTGGAAGCATCATCAAGGCTGGGCAGCCGGTTGCCTTGGTTAAAGTCGACAACTTGCTGTATCAAGTCAAACTTGGAAACTATTTGGGACTGAATTTTGGTCGTGTTACAAAAATCACGGAAACAGAGGTCACTCTTCGGGAAATCGTGCAGGATGCGGTTGGCGAATGGATTGAACGCGTTGCAACGCTCCAGTTGCAGGAGAGGTCCAAATGA
- a CDS encoding type 4a pilus biogenesis protein PilO produces the protein MATKSLPSIDFQAFQDNLKSQFSNLDPRDPSVWPSIPRYALFCVTTLVVLVVLWFVWLSGSQDALQEEQAKEVKLREDYKVKLAKAVNLDVLKKQREQVQQYVTQLEKQLPSKAEMDALLSDINQAGLGRSLQFDLFRPGQVAVKEYYAELPIALKVTGRYHDIGAFASDIANLSRIVTLNNLTISPKADGALAMDSTAKTFRYLDDDEVKAQRNASGPKKK, from the coding sequence ATGGCTACCAAATCATTACCTTCGATTGACTTTCAGGCGTTTCAGGACAATCTGAAGAGCCAGTTTTCCAATTTGGACCCTCGCGATCCGTCCGTTTGGCCTTCCATTCCGCGGTATGCGCTTTTTTGCGTAACAACATTGGTGGTGCTGGTTGTTTTGTGGTTCGTATGGCTGAGTGGCTCGCAAGATGCGTTGCAAGAAGAGCAAGCTAAAGAGGTCAAGCTTCGTGAAGATTACAAAGTCAAGTTGGCTAAGGCGGTCAATCTTGATGTGCTGAAGAAGCAGCGCGAACAGGTGCAGCAGTATGTGACGCAGCTCGAAAAGCAGTTGCCCAGCAAGGCGGAAATGGATGCTTTGCTGTCCGATATCAACCAGGCCGGGTTGGGCCGCAGCCTCCAGTTTGATCTGTTCCGCCCTGGTCAGGTGGCCGTGAAGGAGTATTACGCTGAGCTGCCGATTGCTCTGAAAGTGACGGGCAGGTACCACGATATAGGCGCATTCGCTTCGGATATTGCCAATTTGTCCCGCATTGTTACGCTGAACAATCTGACGATTTCCCCCAAGGCGGATGGGGCGCTTGCGATGGATTCCACGGCCAAAACCTTCCGATACCTTGATGATGATGAGGTTAAGGCGCAGAGAAACGCTTCAGGGCCCAAGAAAAAATGA
- a CDS encoding PilN domain-containing protein: MILINLLPHREAARKRRRDIFNVSLAGSALLGGLIAGTIFLWYESEISAQQNSNQIIASEITKLEGQIKEIAGLEGEIAALKARQQAVEDLQSDRNLPVHLLTELVKQLPDGIFVSKMVQVDQSVTLTGTAQSNERVAELLRNLGSNTPWFSKPELIEIVAGSITLPTKEQKRVSNFVIKVRLMRSSEAEKAVAPAAGASAPAAAASSPVKK, encoded by the coding sequence GTGATTCTGATTAACCTGCTTCCGCACAGGGAGGCCGCGCGTAAACGGCGGCGCGACATATTCAATGTTTCATTGGCTGGATCAGCCTTGTTGGGTGGGCTGATTGCAGGTACCATTTTCCTTTGGTACGAGTCCGAGATATCTGCGCAGCAAAATTCAAATCAAATCATTGCGAGTGAAATTACCAAACTGGAAGGGCAGATCAAGGAGATCGCCGGCTTAGAGGGGGAAATCGCTGCGTTGAAGGCGCGCCAACAGGCGGTTGAGGATCTGCAGTCTGACCGCAATTTGCCGGTTCACTTGTTGACCGAGTTGGTAAAACAACTTCCTGACGGAATTTTTGTGTCCAAAATGGTTCAGGTGGACCAGTCGGTCACATTGACCGGTACGGCGCAGTCCAACGAACGCGTAGCGGAACTGTTACGCAATCTGGGAAGCAATACGCCTTGGTTCAGCAAGCCTGAATTGATTGAAATTGTGGCTGGAAGTATCACGCTTCCGACCAAAGAACAAAAGCGAGTGTCCAATTTTGTTATCAAGGTGCGCCTCATGCGTTCGAGCGAAGCAGAAAAGGCGGTAGCGCCTGCTGCCGGCGCATCTGCGCCAGCGGCGGCAGCTTCTTCTCCTGTGAAGAAATAG
- a CDS encoding pilus assembly protein PilM: MISLGSLFSRQPAPLIGLDVSTSGVKLVELGRDKAGNLVLERCAIEPLERGWIADGNIEKFDEVADAIRRLVKKSGTKTRNVAMALPPSAVITKKIILPGGMSDSDLELQVETEANQYIPFPLDEVSLDFCVMGPSSTSAGDVEVLIAASRREKVQDVQGLAEAAGLTAVVVDVESYASRMATNRLIENLPDQGKGQIVALFELGSLTTSMQVMRDEDVLYDRDQAFGGAQLTQQIVRQYGFSAEEAEAKKRSGELPEDYESAVLNPFIETMVQELGRALQFFFTSTPHNKVDYIMLAGGSAALPGLTAAVTQHTSFPCTLLNPFDGMEIGSGVRLKKMTREAPSYLTACGLALRRFTQ, from the coding sequence TTGATCTCATTGGGGTCGCTTTTTAGTCGTCAACCTGCGCCTTTGATCGGGCTTGACGTAAGCACGTCTGGTGTGAAACTGGTCGAATTGGGTCGTGACAAGGCGGGCAACCTGGTATTGGAACGATGTGCCATTGAGCCTCTGGAGCGAGGCTGGATCGCCGACGGCAATATCGAAAAGTTCGACGAAGTTGCGGACGCCATCAGGCGACTGGTCAAGAAGAGCGGCACCAAGACCCGCAACGTGGCTATGGCATTGCCACCCTCTGCGGTAATTACCAAGAAGATCATTCTTCCTGGAGGCATGTCTGACTCTGACCTCGAATTGCAGGTTGAAACGGAAGCCAACCAGTACATTCCCTTTCCGCTGGATGAGGTCAGCCTGGACTTTTGCGTCATGGGGCCCAGTTCAACTTCAGCCGGCGATGTAGAGGTCCTCATTGCAGCATCTCGGCGCGAAAAGGTGCAGGACGTACAGGGGCTGGCAGAGGCAGCCGGATTGACTGCCGTCGTGGTTGATGTGGAATCCTATGCGTCACGGATGGCAACCAATCGACTGATTGAGAACCTTCCTGATCAAGGTAAGGGCCAGATCGTGGCATTGTTTGAGTTGGGGTCGCTTACCACCAGCATGCAAGTTATGCGTGATGAAGACGTGCTGTACGACCGAGACCAGGCCTTTGGTGGCGCGCAGCTCACGCAACAAATTGTGAGGCAGTATGGTTTTTCTGCGGAAGAGGCCGAGGCCAAGAAGCGCAGTGGCGAGCTACCCGAGGACTATGAGTCTGCTGTACTGAATCCGTTTATTGAGACGATGGTTCAAGAATTGGGGCGGGCATTGCAATTTTTCTTTACCAGCACGCCACACAACAAGGTGGACTACATCATGCTGGCGGGTGGCTCTGCGGCATTGCCTGGATTGACTGCAGCAGTGACCCAGCACACATCCTTTCCGTGCACACTTTTGAATCCATTTGATGGAATGGAAATAGGAAGTGGCGTGCGTCTCAAGAAAATGACCCGTGAGGCGCCGTCCTATCTGACCGCCTGTGGCCTGGCCTTGCGGAGGTTTACCCAGTGA